AGCAGTGGGTGATGGAAGGAAAGAATTTGAACAAAGTTGGATTATTCttctattcgtttcagtcatttgactgcggccatgcttttagtcgagcaaatcgaccccggaacttattctttgtaagcctagtacttaatctatcagtctcttttgccgaaccgctaagttacggggatgtaaacacaccagcatcagttgtcaagcgatgttgggtggacaaacactgacacacaaacatatgtatatatatacgacaggcttctttcagtttccgtctaccaaatccactcacaaggctttggtcggcccgagtctatagtagaagatacttgcccaaggtgccactcagtgggacagaacccggaaccatgtggttcataagcaagctacttaccacacagccattcctaaaaaaaaacgtgaattgatgacggtgaactaACCGGAAATGGCGACTGAAACATGAATAAAAAcagtatttttcctatttttagtaTTTTGTAAATTCTCGGCGAATTGTACTTTACAAGCAGCTGCTTTTGATCAATTGTATTGCAATCAACTTCTTCGATACCAAGGCGCAGGAGTagttgtgcggtaagtagcttgcttaccaaccacatggttccgggttcagtcccactgcatggcaccttgggcaagtgtcttttactatagccttgggccgaccaaagccttgtgagtggatttggtagacggaagctgaaagcagcccgttatatatatgtatatatacatatgtatgcgtgtgtgcgtttgtgtctgtgtttgtccccctagcattgcttgacaaccaatgctggtgtgtttatgtccccgttacttagcggttcagcaaaagagaccgatagaataagtacagggcttactaaaaaaagaataagtcccggggtcgagttgctcaattaaaggtggtgttccagcatggccgcagtcaaatgactgaaaacaagtaaaaaaaaaaaaaaaattccagaacCAAGCGTAACGTGTCAACAGATCAAGAACTTTAATAAGCAACGCCTTTATAAAATTGTGGAAATTACACAGAAAGTAGTCACTTCATTCGTTTGAACTTACTCGAATGAGTTAACTCCCTTTAATTGTCAGTTATACGCTTACACTTACCTTTTCACTCTTGAAAAGTTTTTGACGGAGAGCTCAGTCAATTAAATAAACCCCAGTGTATtactgggtattttttttttttaccgagtCTGAAATGGCGATGGTAATAATTATTAGGAAAGGTCTGTATTTTTTGCATTGATCTGAGAATTTTtaacaatattgtttttttttatggaatggtttataagattgtgtgtgtgtgtgtgtgtgtgtgtgtagtgaggtgAATGGGGCgttggagagaaggagagtgaaggAAAGATAAAAGAGAGGAAATAAGGTGAGAAAgctggaaaaaatggaaaatgagaaagaaaaagaggcaggaaaaggaaactgaaaaaaagagggaaaaaggagagaaatgttggagaaaaaggaagaaagcgaaaaaggagagaaaggaagataaaagagaagaaataaggtgagaaagaaggaaaaaagagaggagATAAGGTGAAAAAGAGTAGAAAAGgagggaaaatgagaaagaaaaagaggcgggaaaaggaaactgaaaaaggagagaaatgttggagaaaaaggagagaaaggaagaaaaactagGGAAAAAGAGAAGCTGAAAAGAAagtaaatggatggaagcactccgtcggttacgacgacgagggttccggttgatccgatcaacggaacagcctgctcgtgaaattaacgtgtaagtagctgagcactccacagacacgtgtacccttaacgtagttctcggggatattcagcgtgacacagagagtgacaaggccggccctttgaaatacaggtacaacagaaacaggaagtaagagtgagagaatgttgtggtgaaagagtacagcagggttcaccaccagccCCTACCggcgcctcgtggagctttaggtgtttttcgctcaataaacactcacaatgcccggtctgggaatcgaaaccgcgagtccgctgccctaaccactgggccattgcgcctccactaagaagaaagtaaaaatatgataggaaaaggagaaagaagggaaagaaatacagaagagAAGAAGCCAAGAACGAACGagaagagaataagaaagaaaaaatggggaATAATAAGATTTGAGATGTCGCAAAatgttcattattgtcttttgtttttttagtgtGATTGTTTGGAGAAAGTCTCTGAATCACTGCTGTAGGTGAtgacgtcatcgtcatcatcatcatcataatcgtcatcatcatcgtcgtcgtcattgtcgaaTATCTCTATAGTATCAGCTTCGGTGCTGGTGTTCTCGGGTTCGAATTTCGTCGTGTCACTCGACACTTCGCTTTCGACGTCTTGCTGTTGTTTTTCGAGAtgacaatgttgttgttgtaataagtgccgttgttgttgttcctgctgctgttgttgttcttggtattcttgttgttgttgttgtttttgtttttgttgttgtagctgttgatccttctcctgctgctgctgttgttgttgttgctgccgatCCTGCATTTCAAGTTGCAGCAACTGCAGCTGCTGGTGACGGTGCCGCTGTCGCTCCTTGCTGCCGGGCAGGCGTTTGGTGACGCAGTGGAACGTGGCCAGGAAAGCCTTCCGGAAGCTCTCGTTCATGAAACAATACGTGATCGGATTACAACAGGACGAGAGATAGGCGAGAAGATAAATGGAATTCATACCGACGGCGGTCAAGTGGCGGCGAATACCCCGCGGGTCAAAGGCCTTCCAGGTCTGAACGCAAAACAGGGGACACCAACAGACGAAAAACTCAAGGACTATCACACACAGCATTTTAATAACGCGCTTCTTGGTGGTCACGCTTTTCCCCATATTAGACTGACGAACTCCCCCTCCAACGTTCAACCGCCGACGTTTCCGATGCTGCAAGCAGGAACTCGAATTCAAATTAGAATTATGGTTTGGGGTCACACTCTGGTTACACTTACGTTTCGGGTTTCGTTTCGATACCTGCTTCCGGTCGGCGCCATCGTGACGCGGGTTATTTTCcgtatattttttaacatgtttctTGAGGTCACCTCCTTGGTTTATCTTGGTCGTTTCATTGCACACAATCATCTTCGtactttccttttccttctttttgctcTTCTCTGCGtctgcaaaagaaataaaataatatatatatatactagcagtatcgcccggcgttgcttgggtttgtttcgaccctttagaattggaatttttgaaaagtaaaaattttgcatcatgtagcttgttattctcttcaagtgaacatttttctggttgaaatacaccgaaaaatggcgacacagcaataaaaaaatcgtaaaaaatatggattttcacagaaaaaaagcacctttttgatgtaaataatttttggtgttaacatggtctgatttgaattttatcttctacggaaggaagagcaagccttcttctatcatactctcatttttggtcaacttgtgccgcagggtctcggaggagatagtgttagttgaaggctaccaaacctgtcacacacagacaacttcagctttatatatatatatactagcagtatcacccggcgttgctcgggtttgtttcaaccctttagaattgaaatttttgaaaagtaaaaattttgcattatgtagcttgttattctctttaagtgaacatttttctggttgaaatacaccgaaaaatggcgacacaccagtcaaaaatcgtaaaaaaatagggattttcatagaaaaaaagcacctttttgatgtaaataattttaggtgttaacatggtccgatttgaactttttcttctacggaaggaagagcaagccttcttctatcatactctcaattttggtcaacttgtgccgcagggtttcggaggagatagtgttagttgacaacttcagctttatatagagagaaatatatcgttttacttgtttcagtcattaggtagcggccttgctggggcaccgccttaaaaatcttcggcgatctttcggtacaagtaccataactgccaattATAAAGCCagtaggtttatttacatttatgaagaaaaagaaactttCCCCCCcactccctaaccctaaccctatccccacatatataaaaaaataaaatgttacggaaagtgacgattttcttcttaaaatgtaaacaaacacacttgGCAGTTATGGTATTTGTACCGAAAGATGGCCCAATCTTCTTTTCAAAAAGTGAGAAGAAAGAATATGGAGAAGGAATAAAACGAGGACGAAATAAATaaagtacgtttatatatttgttgtgcaagattttttatgtgaagtcgtgtgttgaaacagacattgttatatttcggaatggtcattttgccagtttagccaataaaaacacacgcactatatatttggtgttactttgcttcagtgttatttattttttacattaatcttaatcttatttcggccagagttctttcgtcacactcctgtgaccgcatcagtggtcctttgttttcttctttcttatttgtgtctctccttactaaccgtcagccattgttatttattttttacattaatcttaatcttatttcggccagagttctttcgtcacactcctgtgaccgcatcagtggctgacggttagtaaggagagacacaaataagaaagaagaaaacaaaggaccactgatgcggtcacaggagtgtgacgaaagaactctggccgaaataagattaagattaatgtaaaaaataaataacactgaagcaaaataacaccaaatatatagtgcgtgtgtttttattgactaaactggcaaaatgaccattcctaaatatagaaataaataaattaatgaataaaactaaacaaatcaataacaaaacaaaagcaacaaaaaaattactgagaaaaaacaaggaaagaaaaagagatcaGTTGCTAAGTTCAGTAATATTTGCGGTTGTCTGCTTTGTTGAAATCCACCATTTGGGAAAATGAAAGCATTTGAATGGAAATAACGGGAattgaaatttaatgaaatgtaaGTTAATAATGGTTGAAAGTAGTTTAATAATGAATGCCGATTGGGGCGATGGTTCCAGAGTTTGGTTTTTGGGCTTTTATTGTCcggtcatttaaaaaaatttttgttagtttttatctttttatttgttttagtcattggactgcggccaggctggggcacatCATGGGTGGGGTGGAGTTTTGTCGGATAAACTATTTAttccgtttttattttatttttttatatttctaagcccggtacttattttattggtttcaatttgCTGAACGGCCActttaaggggacgtaaacagaccaacaccggctgacaaataataataataataataataataacagcaacaatatcgaaaaataccttaggaataagaacccaggttcgaaatttcccccaagacacctgaagaaggctggagggtatatcagcatgcatgcatgcatggatggatggatggatggatggatggaaggaaggaaggaaggaaggaaggaaggaaggaaaattaCGATATgcacaagtttatattattagTTCCAACGTACCATTATCGTTGCCCGGAACCCTACAATGGATGTTCCCAAGAGCATCTGAATGCTTAATAAGAACGGATCATCAGGcaactctgtgagtgtgtgtgtgtgtaacgacaGAGTTTAATGACGATATtgtagaggcgcaggagtggctatgtggtaagtagcttgcttaccaaccacatagttgcgggttcagtcccattgcgtggcatcttgggcaagtatcttctgctatagccccaggccgaccaaagccttgtgagtggatttggtagacggaaactgaaagaagcccgtcgtatatatgtatacatatatataagtatgtgtgtgtatatgtttgtgtgtctgtgtttgtccccccaacatcgcttgacaaccgatgctggtgtgtttacgtccccgtcacatagcggttcggcaaaagagaccgatggaataagtactgggcttgcaaagaataagtcccggggttcaacaagagagagggagagactaagATTGTATTGTCAAGCACGAAGTATACTCAGCGTGTTGTTCTGTTGCTCCTCTTCTCTTCATCGGAAGAGGGAGTGCTCATCGGTAAGTGCCAGCAACCAAGGAGAGTGAAAAGTATTTGGTTtgagtttttttgtaatttgttgGTAAGAGATCTAGGTCAGCTAAAACAATGGGGGTTCTTTGTCTGTATCAGATTTGACCCATGAATACCCTGAAGAGGTCTGAGAGGTCAGCCCATTCTCGTTAATTTCTGAGTGCCAAAAAAAGGTCAAGATAATGGGATGATGACTTGTTTGACAGTGTGGGAAAATGTGGATTCAGTTTCGAATCCTAGCTTAGCGATTTTGTAGtcgttccacacacacacacaccacacacacacacacacacacacacacacacacacacacacacacacacacacacacacacatacacacacacagaaaatattaaaattaatattaatgtcCTGGAAAATATATGTTAACATCGTTTTCAAGGATATATGAAATCAGTGAAATTCGAATTGAACATCTGAAATATTACCAGTTGGTAGACGCTAAcctactaaacccttcaaggggtTGCTCCAGTCCATAGGACAATTCCACCGGACAACTACTTCCTAGGACAATTACCCCCTTGGTTAATTGCCCCTccccaatatattaagaagttttaaaccatcatctgttgtcctcagaGGTAATTGTCCAAGGGGGGGGGTTAATGTCtcagacacgtatatataagcTCACTGgctgattataatatatatatatatatattatatatatatatatatatatataataaatattagggaataaatccaaatttacagggaaaaatcagatttaggattgaatccaattttatagtaaaatataatataatattaattagagacaaaattatataaaattttttatgtattggattaagtctttctttgtttgatttgcataatagtggttttgtctctaattaatattatatatatatatatatatatatatattatatatatatatatatatatatatatatatatatatatatataagctcactggctgattataatatatatataagtccactGGCTGATTGCAACACCGGTACCTGTTCTagcactgtttttctatatatattgctGGTGTGGAGATGATTCACTGCCATTTCTAGCGTTCAAGTGCCCATCATTGATGAGATCAAGGAAGGTTGAAATCCCATGATCTGATGGTCTCAGCACTCGAGGTTGCAGGGATTTATCTCTCTGCTAACAATATACACAAAAgcaccacagtatagtttgttctaacggAACATCGACGTTTAAATGGAAACAAACCTTACCTGTCGGTATAAATACTGCTTCTGtcccaataaatattttttaacaagctcactgcCTGTTCTGGCCCTGTACTTCTACACCAGCGCCTGTTCTAGCGCTGTACTTCTAAATATCGCTGGCGGGGCGATGAATCGCTGTTCTCTCTAACAGTTGAGCGTCCATCATTGACAGGACCAAGAAAAGTCGAAATCGTTTGACCTGGTGGTCACGATTAAGTGGGGATAAAAAATACTTCTCGGCGTTAATATTGCCCCTGTCgcaaataaatattttgcaatgaaatCATAATTCGATAAAGAAAGGGCTTACCTTTTTGAATTTTTTCGTCCATTTTGATGCCTAACCACAGTGTCCGTACAATTAGTCCATATGAACATGACATGATGAGAATGGGTACAATCAAGAGGATCCAGTCGAGAAAAACGGTGTACAATTGGCTGCCCAGTTTTGTCGGCCATATCTCTCTGCAAAAATGTATCTGACCATTCCAGGTGGACACCAGTTTGGTGTATGTGGCTATGGGAATTACCACGGCGAAGGCAAGTAGCCAGCAAGCGGCGATAGTCTTGTAGGCATGCGACAGGGTCTGCCATTGGCGGGAGTAGAGAGGATGGCAGATGGCGAAGTAGCGTTCCAGGGACATGGCGACCAAGGTGAAGCAACTGACGGAAACGgaaacacctgtgtgtgtgtgtgtgtgtgtgtgtgaaaaaggagagaaagaagagaaatatcAATACATAGTCAATAGattaaattatacaaataaacacGAATGTAtgattactactgctactactactactactactactactactacaactactactactactactactactactactacttctgctactcaccaactatgatgtctgtctgctccctcagccctacccctaacagatactgccctctgttctctTAGCCTTAGATATACatgggatttgataaactagtctctaaattaaaactgaccccataaaaacaaaaaaaaatcagtcacAGGCAGAAtctataacaatatatatcttcttgaaaacttagtaacttctatgctggaaTGAGAtggcatgttttttgtctatctcctttaacttcttggaaattttaggtataattatactaatgtgtccatctgttctaatttaattaaattctatgtctttgtgcagctgaggattggtctgcattttaaattgatgtaatgattgcgttgttcaattaaatggagctgcatgaaacgatcgtactgcattacctctgagtatcctgttgcttattttgattttaatcaccttattttgaaactgtatggataataccgtactaaattctggtacctcAACATATTACccaattcatctgaatctaaatttttgctataatatatataaaaattctcgTATAAACATTCTCGTATATTTCATCCTTCGTCAacttcattttcatatatatatatatatatctattatatatatataatatatatatatatatatataatatatatatatatatatatatatatatatatatatatatagggggagagttcacgaaaaaaacaaaagacgaagacaagtggtgtacaaaacaaacagatgtattagtataacgctcaggaattgaaaaagtcttttacgtttcgagcctacgctcttctacagaaagggacacagaaaaaacaaggagagaaaaaaaggagagaaaaagggagagaaaaaaggagagaaatatatatatatatatatatgtgtatatatatatatatgtgtatatatacacacacgcgcgcacacacacacatacacatatatatgaacatatatgcatctgtaaatataatgtatgtacattcatatgtgtgtgtgtgtatgtatgtatgtatgtatgtacgtatgtgtattagatttgtatacatacatacatacatacatacatacatacatacatacgtacgtacgtatatttacacaaaagtgtgcgtttatatgtacgtatctacttGTGTCTAGAAACCTACTCAGACTCCATTACCGCTGACATCTGTCCCCCGccgccccaccccacccccaatccACTCCTCTTGTCTTCCTTTATTTGTTCTGTTCATTGTTTTTGAATCCAGCCCAGAGTCACCAACTTTGAGACAATATCTCCGTATTGTTGGCGGAAGAAGACTGACAACAGGTTGGACCGACATACGGGTGCAGCCGTATTGAATTCGATtaaggtgacggtggtggtggtggcggtggtggtggtggtggtggcggtggtggtggtggtggttgtggtggtggtgatggtggtagtggtggcggcggcggcggtagtggtggtggtggtgtggtggtggtggtagtggtggtggtgttggtggtagtggtggtggtggtgttggtagtggtggtggcggtggcggcggtggtggtggtagtggtggtggtggtggcggtggtggtggtggtggtggtggtggtagtggtggtggtggtggtggtggtggcggtggtggtagtggtggtagtggtgggtggtggtggtagtggtggtggtggtggtggtggtggtggtggtggtggtggtggtagtggtggtggtggtggcggcggtggtggtggtggtggtggcggtggtgtagtggcggtggtggtagtggtggcggtgggcggtggtggtggttggcggtatggggtggtggtggtgtggggcggtgtggtgtggtggtggtagtggtggtggtggcggcagtggtggtggtggtggtggtagtggtggtggtggtggtggtggtgtggtggtggtggtagtggtggtagtagtagtagttgtagtaataatatattgctttactatccacaaggggttaaacacagagggaacaaacaaggacagagaaagggattaagtcgattacatcggctccagtgcgtaactggtacttaatttaatcgaccccgaaaggatgaaaggcaaagtcgacctcggcggaatttgaacccagaagttCCAAAGAGTTcatggagttggtggtggtggtggtggtgttggtggtggtggtggtgttggtggtggtggtggtggggcggcggtggtggtggtggtggtggcggtggtggtagtggcggtggtggtagtggtggcggtggtggtggtggcggtagtggtggtagtggtggtggtggtggtggccgtagtggtggtggtggtggtggtggtagtggtggtggtggcggcagtggtggtggtggtggtggtagtggtggtggtggtggtggtggtggtggtggtagtagttgtagtaataatatattgctttactatccacaaggggttaaacacagagggaacaaacaaggacagagaaagggattaagtcgattacatcggccccagtgcgtaactggtacttaatttaatcgaccccgaaaggatgaaaggcaaagtcgacctcggcggaatttgaacccagaagttCCA
Above is a genomic segment from Octopus sinensis unplaced genomic scaffold, ASM634580v1 Contig13849, whole genome shotgun sequence containing:
- the LOC115229907 gene encoding cholecystokinin receptor type A-like, whose product is SSFSPFSHTHTHTHTGVSVSVSCFTLVAMSLERYFAICHPLYSRQWQTLSHAYKTIAACWLLAFAVVIPIATYTKLVSTWNGQIHFCREIWPTKLGSQLYTVFLDWILLIVPILIMSCSYGLIVRTLWLGIKMDEKIQKDAEKSKKKEKESTKMIVCNETTKINQGGDLKKHVKKYTENNPRHDGADRKQVSKRNPKRKCNQSVTPNHNSNLNSSSCLQHRKRRRLNVGGGVRQSNMGKSVTTKKRVIKMLCVIVLEFFVCWCPLFCVQTWKAFDPRGIRRHLTAVGMNSIYLLAYLSSCCNPITYCFMNESFRKAFLATFHCVTKRLPGSKERQRHRHQQLQLLQLEMQDRQQQQQQQQQEKDQQLQQQKQKQQQQQEYQEQQQQQEQQQRHLLQQQHCHLEKQQQDVESEVSSDTTKFEPENTSTEADTIEIFDNDDDDDDDDYDDDDDDDVITYSSDSETFSKQSH